In one Terriglobia bacterium genomic region, the following are encoded:
- a CDS encoding CPBP family intramembrane metalloprotease — protein sequence MTPFENDPLNPDISSGGAPAAPGGAPPAPPFSSLPEDLRISWSWSHFAVFLLFSVGNFVITQVALMTYLTSYRHMTIKEIQSVPPFLAPYLVALQVVFFALELLFLYVTLAVLPDVPFWRSVGWRRLPPGPSRGRGWLYFFSGCGLAICVAVASLGIHPKEKLPIQELFKDRTSTALLMLMAVLVAPLIEETVFRGYLYPLFARSFGVPAGIGITGVLFGILHGAQLGWTRELVVIMSLVGMVFTYGRARTRTVLGSYLLHLGYNSMISVTMLIATRGLQHFPPAT from the coding sequence ATGACCCCTTTCGAAAACGATCCTCTGAATCCGGACATTTCTTCCGGCGGTGCTCCGGCCGCCCCCGGCGGCGCGCCTCCGGCCCCGCCGTTCTCTTCGCTTCCCGAAGATCTGCGCATCTCCTGGTCCTGGTCGCATTTCGCCGTTTTTCTGCTCTTCAGCGTCGGCAACTTTGTGATCACGCAAGTTGCGCTCATGACCTATCTCACCTCTTACCGCCACATGACCATCAAGGAGATTCAGAGCGTGCCCCCGTTTCTGGCTCCCTATCTCGTGGCCTTGCAGGTGGTCTTCTTCGCTCTCGAGCTGCTCTTCCTCTACGTCACGCTCGCTGTCCTTCCGGACGTGCCTTTCTGGCGCTCCGTGGGCTGGCGCCGGCTGCCGCCAGGCCCCTCGCGCGGCCGCGGCTGGCTCTACTTTTTCTCCGGCTGCGGCCTGGCGATCTGTGTGGCGGTGGCCAGCCTGGGCATCCACCCCAAGGAAAAATTGCCCATCCAGGAGCTTTTCAAGGACCGCACCAGCACCGCGCTGCTGATGCTGATGGCCGTCCTCGTCGCCCCGCTGATCGAAGAGACCGTCTTTCGCGGCTATCTCTACCCCCTGTTTGCGCGCAGCTTTGGCGTGCCCGCGGGCATCGGCATCACCGGCGTCCTCTTCGGCATCCTGCACGGCGCGCAACTGGGCTGGACGCGCGAGCTGGTGGTCATCATGAGCCTGGTGGGAATGGTCTTCACCTACGGACGCGCGCGGACCCGTACCGTCCTCGGCAGTTACCTGCTGCACCTCGGCTACAACTCCATGATCAGCGTCACCATGCTGATCGCCACCCGCGGTTTGCAGCACTTTCCCCCGGCCACCTGA